A window of Prolixibacter sp. SD074 contains these coding sequences:
- a CDS encoding beta-N-acetylhexosaminidase, whose product MKLKKGFFMLVILAALVGCSTKQYTRPEVKIVPGPAKITNADGVFALNEKTPVLVNEDNQELKQIAGFLTAHLSDFYRLNASVDVADSPQKRAIFIGIDKSLSLGKEAYNLSVTPKQIVLKASAPNGLFYGVQTLIQLLPPSRQQLSEAVFPAVEIEDSPRFSWRGMHLDVGRHFMPVDFVKKYIDYIAMNKMNVFHWHLTEDQGWRIEIKKYPKLTEIGSKRKETLIGHAHESNEYDGKPYGGFYTQDEIKDVVAYAKARYVTVVPEIELPGHALAALASYPELGCTGGPYEVATTWGIFDDVYCAGKENTFKFLEDVISEVMPLFPGEYFHIGGDECPKTQWKKCPYCQARMKKEGLKNEHELQSYFVQRIEKFLNEHGKKMIGWDEILEGGLAPNATVMSWRGEEGGIAAAQAHHDAVMTPGNYCYFDHYQADPKTQPLAIGGFTPLKEVYGYEPVPKELSAEEGKYILGAQGNVWTEYMKTPERVEYMVFPRIAALAEVVWSPKGARNYDDFMNRMQDEVKRYDALGINYCNVEFQ is encoded by the coding sequence ATGAAACTTAAAAAAGGATTCTTTATGCTGGTTATTCTTGCTGCATTGGTTGGATGTTCAACCAAACAATACACGCGGCCTGAAGTGAAAATTGTTCCGGGGCCGGCCAAAATTACAAACGCGGATGGTGTGTTTGCCCTGAATGAAAAAACACCAGTTCTGGTAAACGAAGATAACCAGGAACTGAAACAAATCGCCGGTTTTCTAACTGCTCATCTTTCCGATTTTTATAGATTAAATGCTTCCGTCGATGTAGCCGACTCGCCCCAAAAGAGAGCGATCTTTATCGGCATTGACAAAAGTCTAAGCCTGGGAAAAGAAGCTTACAACCTTTCGGTAACCCCGAAGCAAATTGTTTTAAAGGCTTCAGCGCCGAATGGCCTGTTTTACGGCGTTCAGACCTTAATTCAGTTGTTGCCCCCTTCTCGTCAACAGCTATCGGAAGCAGTATTTCCTGCTGTCGAAATCGAAGATTCGCCACGATTTAGCTGGCGAGGTATGCATCTCGATGTGGGCCGTCATTTTATGCCGGTTGATTTCGTGAAAAAGTACATCGATTACATTGCCATGAACAAAATGAATGTGTTCCACTGGCACCTCACGGAAGACCAGGGATGGCGTATTGAAATCAAGAAATATCCAAAACTGACCGAAATTGGTTCGAAACGGAAGGAAACGCTCATCGGGCATGCCCACGAATCGAATGAATACGATGGAAAACCTTACGGTGGATTTTATACGCAGGACGAAATCAAGGATGTGGTAGCATACGCCAAAGCCCGCTATGTAACCGTCGTTCCTGAAATAGAGCTTCCCGGACATGCTTTAGCAGCACTCGCATCGTACCCCGAACTGGGATGTACCGGAGGCCCTTATGAAGTCGCAACTACCTGGGGCATTTTCGACGATGTATATTGTGCCGGAAAGGAAAACACATTCAAATTCCTTGAAGATGTTATCTCAGAGGTAATGCCGCTTTTCCCGGGCGAATATTTCCACATCGGCGGCGATGAGTGCCCGAAAACACAGTGGAAAAAATGTCCCTACTGCCAGGCCCGCATGAAAAAGGAAGGTTTGAAAAACGAGCATGAGCTGCAAAGCTATTTCGTGCAGCGCATCGAAAAATTCCTGAACGAACACGGCAAGAAAATGATTGGCTGGGACGAAATCCTCGAAGGTGGATTGGCTCCTAATGCAACCGTAATGTCGTGGAGGGGTGAAGAAGGCGGTATTGCTGCAGCACAGGCACATCATGATGCTGTGATGACACCGGGCAATTACTGCTATTTCGACCACTACCAGGCCGATCCCAAAACACAACCTCTGGCTATTGGCGGTTTTACTCCGCTCAAGGAGGTTTATGGGTACGAACCGGTTCCTAAGGAATTGTCTGCAGAAGAAGGAAAATATATTTTGGGCGCCCAGGGAAATGTTTGGACTGAGTACATGAAAACCCCGGAACGTGTAGAATACATGGTCTTCCCGCGTATTGCCGCGTTGGCCGAGGTAGTTTGGTCGCCTAAAGGTGCCCGTAATTACGACGATTTCATGAATCGCATGCAGGATGAGGTGAAACGCTACGACGCTTTGGGTATCAATTATTGCAACGTGGAATTTCAATAA
- a CDS encoding aspartate kinase, which produces MPKVVVKFGGSNLKSKSDVRRVVNVIRNYDKPLVVVVSAFYGVTNYLIESLDKARQDEKVAGEVSRYLYQLKKEALEEHPIASELLERVETDIRNLLDELENYLQGIALTGDASDALGDLILAFGERLSAVFLQGVLEGCGLDAQYASPEEIGLVTDGEFGSASIDFQKATTPVREALSGNRIYVVPGFYGVSDEGKVTLLGRGGSDYSAAALARCIGASSLDIWKDVDGFLSADPKLVDGPVRIERLAYAEAAELAYFGAKILHPRTIEPLVDPHIPIRVFNIYGDMDVQKPLSIVNSDQTIREGVVKSVTYSDDFGVLKLKGPGVGLKPGILARVTTALHLAGINISSVITSQISINILLAKKDLRNAYAVVSAEGLPAVSELLIIEKISVIAAVGDGLIDNYGIAARIFSSMANEGINVVMSCFGASPVVSYFLVNRDDCSKAVNAVHQEFFEPKFIQV; this is translated from the coding sequence ATGCCGAAGGTTGTCGTAAAATTCGGCGGCTCAAACCTTAAAAGCAAGAGTGACGTGCGCCGTGTGGTAAACGTTATCAGGAACTATGATAAACCTCTTGTGGTTGTAGTGTCCGCCTTTTATGGAGTTACCAACTACCTGATTGAGTCGTTAGATAAAGCCCGCCAGGATGAAAAAGTGGCCGGTGAAGTAAGCCGTTATCTTTATCAACTAAAGAAAGAGGCGCTGGAAGAGCATCCAATCGCAAGCGAATTACTGGAACGGGTAGAAACCGACATCCGGAACCTGCTTGATGAATTGGAGAATTACCTGCAGGGAATCGCGCTCACCGGTGATGCTTCGGATGCGTTGGGAGACTTAATCCTGGCTTTCGGAGAGCGTTTATCAGCGGTATTTTTGCAAGGCGTACTCGAAGGTTGCGGTTTAGATGCCCAATATGCTTCACCAGAAGAAATTGGATTGGTTACTGATGGAGAATTTGGTAGTGCATCCATTGATTTTCAAAAAGCAACAACTCCGGTGAGAGAAGCCCTTTCGGGGAACCGGATTTATGTAGTTCCTGGATTTTACGGAGTGTCAGATGAAGGAAAAGTGACCTTGCTGGGCCGTGGGGGAAGCGACTATTCGGCAGCTGCACTGGCCCGTTGCATCGGAGCATCTTCGCTGGATATATGGAAAGATGTAGATGGCTTTTTAAGCGCCGACCCGAAGCTGGTTGACGGACCGGTACGCATTGAGCGGTTAGCTTATGCCGAAGCAGCAGAATTGGCCTATTTCGGTGCAAAAATACTGCACCCGCGCACCATTGAACCACTGGTCGACCCACACATTCCCATCCGGGTATTCAACATCTACGGCGACATGGACGTGCAAAAGCCACTATCCATTGTGAACTCCGACCAGACCATTCGCGAAGGGGTGGTGAAGAGTGTCACCTACAGCGATGATTTTGGTGTGTTGAAGCTAAAAGGCCCCGGAGTAGGATTAAAACCGGGTATTCTGGCAAGAGTAACAACGGCTTTGCATCTGGCCGGTATCAACATCAGTTCCGTGATTACATCTCAAATTTCCATCAATATTCTTTTAGCCAAAAAGGACTTGCGAAATGCGTACGCTGTCGTTAGTGCTGAAGGGCTACCCGCTGTCAGTGAGTTGTTGATCATCGAAAAAATCTCAGTTATCGCGGCAGTGGGCGATGGTTTGATTGACAACTACGGAATCGCTGCCCGGATTTTTTCCTCGATGGCGAACGAGGGAATTAACGTGGTGATGAGCTGTTTCGGGGCGTCACCGGTTGTCAGTTATTTTCTGGTTAACCGTGACGATTGTTCCAAAGCGGTGAACGCAGTTCATCAGGAGTTTTTTGAACCAAAGTTTATTCAGGTATAA
- a CDS encoding O-acetylhomoserine aminocarboxypropyltransferase/cysteine synthase family protein — protein sequence MSQGSKHFETLQVHAGHEPDSSSLSRAVPIYQTTSYVFNDSEHAANLFGLQEFGNIYTRINNPTTDVLEQRMAALEGGVAALALSSGHAAQFVTLTTLMEQGDNFVTSPFLYGGSFNQFKVSLKKLGIDARFTKDLKPESFEALIDENTKALYFETIGNPSFAIPDFEAIAAIATKHDIPVIVDNTFGCGGKLFRPLEHGANIVVESATKWIGGHGTSIGGIIVDGGNFNWNNGKFPGLTEPSEGYHGLRYWETFQNIAFIIKARVEALRDFGPALSPFNAFLLLQGLETLSLRVERHVENTSKLAKWLSQHPQVESVSYPGLESHPDHGLAKKYLPNGAGAVLSFIVKGGKEKARQFVDKLELVSHLANVGDAKTLIIQPAATTHQQLSDEEQLAAGVLPASLRVSVGIEHIDDIIADFEQAFQSL from the coding sequence ATGAGTCAGGGAAGTAAACACTTCGAAACATTACAAGTTCATGCCGGGCACGAACCGGATTCGTCTTCTTTATCGAGAGCAGTACCCATTTATCAGACCACATCGTATGTGTTCAACGATTCGGAGCATGCTGCCAATTTGTTTGGATTGCAGGAATTTGGAAATATTTATACCCGGATTAACAATCCTACCACCGATGTATTAGAACAGCGTATGGCTGCACTCGAAGGGGGAGTGGCTGCACTGGCGCTTTCATCGGGGCATGCTGCGCAGTTTGTTACCCTTACCACTTTGATGGAACAGGGCGATAACTTTGTGACCTCGCCATTCCTGTACGGAGGTTCATTCAACCAGTTCAAAGTATCGTTGAAAAAATTGGGTATTGATGCACGTTTCACCAAAGATTTGAAACCAGAAAGTTTCGAGGCGCTGATTGATGAAAACACCAAAGCGCTTTATTTCGAAACCATTGGGAACCCAAGTTTTGCCATCCCGGATTTTGAAGCGATTGCGGCTATTGCTACAAAGCACGACATTCCGGTGATTGTTGATAATACATTTGGTTGTGGCGGTAAATTGTTCCGCCCCTTGGAACATGGCGCCAACATTGTGGTGGAATCAGCCACCAAATGGATTGGAGGCCACGGAACTTCCATTGGCGGAATCATTGTCGATGGCGGTAATTTCAACTGGAACAATGGAAAATTCCCCGGTTTGACAGAACCTTCGGAAGGATATCATGGTCTGCGTTATTGGGAAACGTTTCAGAACATTGCTTTCATCATCAAAGCCCGTGTTGAAGCGCTTCGTGACTTCGGTCCGGCTCTTAGCCCGTTTAATGCATTCCTGTTATTACAGGGATTAGAAACATTGTCACTTCGGGTTGAACGCCATGTGGAGAATACGTCGAAACTGGCCAAGTGGTTGTCACAGCATCCACAGGTTGAATCTGTCAGTTATCCGGGACTGGAAAGCCATCCCGATCACGGCCTGGCAAAAAAATACCTGCCGAACGGCGCCGGCGCCGTACTATCTTTCATTGTAAAAGGTGGAAAAGAAAAAGCGCGCCAGTTCGTGGATAAACTGGAACTGGTTAGTCACCTGGCAAATGTGGGCGATGCAAAAACCTTGATCATTCAGCCCGCTGCTACCACGCACCAACAATTGAGTGACGAAGAGCAGCTGGCAGCTGGTGTATTACCCGCCTCGTTGCGTGTATCAGTCGGTATAGAACACATCGACGATATCATTGCTGATTTTGAACAGGCGTTTCAATCACTTTAA
- the metA gene encoding homoserine O-succinyltransferase, with the protein MPLNLPDKLPAIKMLKKENIFVMSKTRAAQQDIRPLRIAIVNLMPLKVNTETDLIRLLSNTPLQVEINLLQLGSHTPKHTPAEHMQAFYQRFDSVSQNNYDGMIVTGAPVELLPFEEVDYWDELKAVMDWSVHHVTSTLFICWGAQAGLYHFYGVPKYPLDKKLFGVFEHSVTNNKLPIFRGFDDMFYVPHSRYTETRREDVEKVSELKIVSSSAEAGVYMVMARKGKQIFVTGHSEYARINLDLEYKRDVAKNLPIEVPKNYYPNNDSSQKPIMLWRAHSNLLFSNWLNYYVYQETPFNLDDIK; encoded by the coding sequence ATGCCTTTAAACTTGCCCGATAAACTGCCTGCCATTAAAATGCTCAAGAAAGAGAACATCTTTGTCATGAGCAAGACAAGGGCTGCGCAACAGGATATCAGGCCACTTCGAATTGCCATTGTCAATTTGATGCCGCTGAAGGTAAATACAGAAACGGATTTAATCCGGTTATTGTCGAATACACCGCTCCAGGTGGAGATTAATTTGTTGCAGTTGGGCAGTCATACCCCGAAACATACACCCGCTGAACATATGCAGGCATTTTACCAGCGATTTGATTCGGTTTCACAGAACAACTATGACGGAATGATCGTAACTGGAGCGCCGGTGGAATTGCTGCCTTTTGAGGAGGTCGATTATTGGGATGAGTTGAAGGCGGTAATGGATTGGTCTGTTCACCATGTGACCTCGACCTTGTTTATCTGCTGGGGAGCTCAGGCAGGACTTTATCATTTTTATGGTGTCCCGAAATATCCATTGGACAAGAAATTGTTTGGCGTTTTTGAGCATTCGGTTACCAACAATAAATTGCCGATATTCAGAGGTTTTGACGACATGTTTTATGTCCCGCATTCACGATATACGGAAACACGCAGGGAGGACGTCGAAAAAGTTTCTGAATTGAAAATTGTTTCCTCATCGGCGGAAGCTGGTGTGTACATGGTAATGGCGCGAAAGGGAAAACAAATTTTTGTTACCGGCCATTCTGAATATGCACGTATTAATCTCGATTTGGAATACAAACGTGATGTAGCCAAAAACCTGCCAATCGAAGTTCCTAAGAATTACTATCCCAATAACGATAGTTCTCAAAAGCCGATAATGCTTTGGCGTGCGCATTCCAATCTTTTGTTTTCCAACTGGCTGAACTATTACGTTTATCAGGAAACGCCTTTTAATCTGGACGATATAAAGTAG
- a CDS encoding putative quorum-sensing-regulated virulence factor: protein MNLSAAASDYKLNMINSLDLPEPYLVWFKQKGFPRGNLLRKSKVWIPRKSSW from the coding sequence ATGAATTTGTCTGCGGCTGCATCTGATTATAAACTCAACATGATTAATTCCCTTGATTTACCCGAACCTTACCTGGTGTGGTTTAAACAAAAAGGCTTTCCCAGGGGAAATTTGCTACGGAAATCAAAAGTCTGGATACCAAGAAAAAGTAGCTGGTGA
- a CDS encoding CsgE family curli-type amyloid fiber assembly protein gives MKKELTKHFYLAAFFLLILNLQAKSQTFPSGNFSAGNNTPQIVHQDSTVDEASRSALYKVPDTYSAEWKKHVDEILNKRPYPDTIYVDGVKVLLALKPIPSVPSKQLSATPDSPLNKLGDLSFRQKAFQKMMLEKLVSLINEQKQKESENALSVEIDGLVVDETLSKVGRDFYEAFYSKWVAPVDAKDYTLFIKESPPRINRVMVSIYVNDDEVFSSYLSPREEIINAYADYAVSQVQTYLKRRENVSQTLEDPDMMGNGIY, from the coding sequence ATGAAGAAAGAACTCACAAAACATTTTTACCTGGCAGCATTTTTCTTGTTGATCTTAAATCTTCAGGCCAAGTCTCAGACTTTTCCGTCAGGCAACTTTTCAGCAGGCAATAACACTCCACAAATTGTCCACCAGGACAGTACAGTAGATGAGGCTTCTCGTTCTGCACTTTATAAGGTCCCAGATACTTATAGTGCAGAATGGAAAAAACATGTTGATGAAATATTAAACAAGAGACCGTATCCTGATACGATTTATGTCGATGGGGTAAAAGTACTTCTTGCATTAAAGCCTATTCCTTCAGTGCCCTCAAAGCAATTGTCAGCTACACCCGATTCGCCCCTAAATAAGTTGGGCGACTTGAGTTTTCGGCAAAAAGCTTTCCAAAAAATGATGCTCGAAAAGCTGGTTTCGTTGATCAATGAGCAAAAGCAAAAAGAGAGTGAAAACGCCTTAAGTGTGGAGATTGATGGTCTCGTTGTGGATGAAACGCTTTCGAAGGTAGGACGCGATTTTTATGAGGCTTTTTATTCCAAATGGGTGGCACCAGTAGATGCCAAGGATTACACTCTTTTTATCAAAGAAAGCCCACCCCGAATAAATCGAGTAATGGTGTCTATTTATGTGAATGATGATGAAGTGTTTTCGTCATATCTGTCTCCGCGTGAGGAAATCATCAATGCCTACGCGGACTATGCGGTTAGCCAGGTCCAAACCTACTTAAAACGAAGAGAAAATGTTTCTCAGACCCTGGAAGATCCGGATATGATGGGGAACGGAATATATTAA
- a CDS encoding DUF5050 domain-containing protein yields MVKFNNNYEIFSYDSTTQINYQLTNYPSRDWYPRKSPAEDKVAFVSDRDNSNQIYTMGMDGRNVTKISQLSVTGYNNNGTGFAWSPDGGYIIYPHNNKLIKINKNGYDSQVLATAPAGRDFWYCDWSRYGHKIVVQTAGDNIYDSEIYIMDEDGSNMQLLVANEPGRTDSPTFSFDGNTVYYTHDAGGVDAPDGWEQDARLYQINIDGTNRQEILISQSAGESVYNPHILNAGVGLVYSLGIPDGPKTIHLSYLQNNPDGTISGTNKSVIAGEMPDW; encoded by the coding sequence ATGGTCAAATTCAATAACAATTACGAAATCTTTTCGTACGATAGTACCACCCAGATCAACTATCAGCTGACAAATTATCCATCCAGGGATTGGTACCCGAGAAAATCACCGGCCGAAGATAAGGTAGCTTTTGTTTCCGACCGCGATAATTCCAATCAAATTTATACCATGGGCATGGACGGACGGAATGTCACCAAAATATCACAATTGTCAGTAACCGGATATAACAATAACGGTACCGGTTTTGCCTGGTCACCAGATGGCGGGTACATCATCTATCCCCACAACAATAAGCTTATTAAAATTAATAAGAATGGTTATGACAGCCAGGTATTGGCTACCGCACCGGCTGGACGCGATTTTTGGTATTGTGATTGGTCAAGATACGGGCACAAAATTGTAGTTCAGACCGCTGGTGACAATATTTATGATTCGGAAATCTATATCATGGACGAAGATGGTAGTAATATGCAATTGCTGGTTGCAAATGAACCGGGAAGGACAGACTCACCGACTTTTTCGTTCGATGGCAATACGGTTTACTACACACATGATGCCGGAGGAGTAGACGCTCCTGACGGATGGGAACAGGACGCCCGATTATATCAGATTAATATAGATGGAACCAATCGGCAGGAAATCCTAATCAGTCAAAGTGCCGGCGAGAGTGTATATAACCCACATATTTTGAACGCCGGAGTTGGATTGGTGTATTCTCTTGGCATTCCAGATGGACCGAAGACTATTCACTTATCGTATCTACAAAATAACCCTGATGGAACGATCTCCGGAACTAATAAGTCTGTAATTGCCGGTGAGATGCCGGATTGGTAG
- a CDS encoding transposase has product MSKVLTKQVQNKISRYFLKLEGQLTKPEARCIREMTTGILKTGTVLVNKIATGICDTISLSQTTKRFRNHYNKKDFFMKLFRGHMNSVKSKICHGDYILFDGSDIQKKYAKMMDGLDYVKDGDKGTIGLGYWLMNVVHFSKDQEMTPLYNKLYSFDHGAKSENKEVLEAMGEVGAIINKDVTTIFDRGMDRPICRDFIIANEGNFNLRLKKTTKLMYKGEEMAVNKISQKVPLFMKLTATRIQKSKKRQLVYECGAIKVQYQIKGKMHDLWLVVTKRANGGYCWLLTRSPKDSIVEVIKEAFTAYGFRWKIEEYHRHIKECYNLEDIQIKTFEGLQSMLAILTIAMSIIYSSLSSLHTRLLLESGVKTLNKERMYELRNFIYYKISTIIKVLLANMTPRAFLPQSDPSPNDGQLSLLLNFEN; this is encoded by the coding sequence ATGTCAAAAGTATTAACAAAACAGGTACAGAACAAGATCAGTCGCTATTTTCTTAAGCTTGAGGGTCAATTAACAAAACCGGAAGCCCGATGTATCAGGGAAATGACCACCGGGATACTCAAGACAGGTACAGTATTGGTCAATAAGATAGCCACAGGCATTTGCGATACGATCTCGTTGAGCCAGACGACCAAGCGCTTTAGGAACCATTATAACAAGAAAGATTTTTTCATGAAGTTATTCCGGGGACATATGAACAGTGTAAAAAGCAAAATCTGTCATGGGGACTACATCCTGTTCGATGGCTCTGATATCCAAAAGAAATATGCCAAGATGATGGATGGGCTGGACTATGTGAAAGATGGCGATAAAGGAACCATTGGCCTTGGGTATTGGCTGATGAATGTTGTCCACTTTAGCAAAGACCAGGAAATGACTCCCCTGTACAATAAGCTTTACAGTTTTGACCATGGCGCAAAAAGTGAAAACAAGGAGGTTCTTGAAGCAATGGGCGAAGTAGGGGCAATCATTAACAAAGATGTCACAACAATATTCGACCGGGGAATGGACCGTCCCATTTGCAGGGATTTCATTATTGCCAATGAAGGCAACTTTAACCTGCGCCTGAAGAAAACCACAAAGCTGATGTACAAAGGCGAAGAAATGGCAGTGAACAAAATAAGCCAGAAAGTGCCGTTGTTCATGAAATTAACGGCTACAAGGATACAGAAAAGCAAGAAGCGCCAGTTGGTCTATGAATGCGGGGCGATAAAGGTCCAGTATCAAATCAAGGGCAAGATGCATGATCTTTGGCTTGTTGTAACCAAAAGGGCCAATGGCGGATATTGCTGGCTACTGACACGTTCTCCAAAAGACAGTATTGTTGAAGTAATCAAAGAAGCATTTACAGCCTATGGTTTTAGGTGGAAAATAGAGGAGTACCACCGACATATCAAGGAATGTTACAACCTGGAAGACATACAAATCAAAACATTCGAAGGCTTACAAAGCATGCTGGCAATACTGACAATAGCCATGAGCATCATATACTCATCGCTTTCATCCCTGCACACAAGGCTGTTGCTTGAAAGTGGGGTAAAAACACTAAACAAAGAACGTATGTACGAACTACGCAATTTTATCTATTACAAAATCAGCACGATAATAAAAGTATTGCTGGCCAATATGACACCAAGGGCTTTCCTTCCTCAATCAGATCCATCTCCTAATGACGGACAGTTAAGCCTTTTACTAAATTTTGAAAACTAA
- a CDS encoding carboxypeptidase regulatory-like domain-containing protein, producing the protein MKKFSSFRLLLVIALLLSLWRCEEQPYDVVRYGSLEGVILSEYDDKPINGVKITTSPTSETVYTDSVGHFSIPEVELGDITVTASRDGYLNYTEKLSITENETRSVSIYLPKDSTSNPADDVIDLKNPLDGSLDQPVNLTFDWHFSATTYKNRPIDVSLVTINTATLEKKTWVAHTADTTYTVQGLKYNTTYLWYLKVEADGTSIGNTQFQRIQTQAVPKNLLVYAKVFNNNLTISRKMD; encoded by the coding sequence ATGAAAAAATTCTCCTCATTTAGGCTTCTTCTTGTTATTGCTTTGCTATTAAGTCTATGGCGTTGTGAGGAACAACCCTATGATGTTGTCCGGTACGGATCGCTTGAAGGAGTTATTTTGAGCGAATACGATGATAAACCGATAAATGGCGTAAAAATAACAACTTCGCCTACCTCCGAGACCGTTTACACTGATTCGGTCGGGCATTTTAGTATCCCGGAAGTGGAATTGGGTGACATTACAGTAACAGCTTCCCGTGATGGATATCTGAATTACACAGAAAAACTGTCAATCACAGAAAACGAAACCAGGAGTGTCAGTATTTATTTACCCAAGGATAGTACGTCAAATCCGGCAGATGATGTTATTGACCTAAAAAATCCTCTCGATGGTTCACTCGATCAGCCTGTTAATTTAACATTCGACTGGCACTTTAGTGCTACAACCTATAAAAATAGGCCGATTGATGTTAGCCTGGTGACCATTAATACAGCTACACTTGAAAAAAAAACATGGGTTGCCCATACGGCCGATACCACCTATACGGTGCAGGGGCTAAAATACAATACAACTTACCTTTGGTATTTAAAGGTGGAAGCAGATGGTACTTCTATAGGGAATACCCAATTTCAACGAATTCAAACGCAGGCAGTCCCTAAAAACCTATTGGTATATGCAAAAGTATTCAATAACAATTTGACCATCTCCCGAAAAATGGATTGA
- a CDS encoding CsgG/HfaB family protein, producing MKKIEFAIILTLSLILNSCNAYFNQPMAPMPARIGQNTKVTSRFAELPEPEEPIVAAVYKFRDQTGQYKATDYGSSWSTAITQGATSILLKALEDSKWFVPIEREGLANLLNERKIINSSRMNYSQNTGAKEPSLPPLLFAGIILEGGIISYDYNILTGGLGARYLGIGADTKYREDRISIYLRAISTNSGRILKSVNVTKRIISQEVSAGVFKYVATNKLLEAETGFTYNEPTDIAVKEAIEKAVLDLIMDGVFDGLWKLKNPADVEAPIFTQYLHEKDDDEQENFWGNKLQQRRDKFALNFSSDAFQFQSDWGKTSLTGGGSFGLSYLPNKHRSFLSLTAGIGKLKSGRLFETTMVHSELNYGINLFPQRSFSPYFTVGTGLTYSNNFYPYIKGGIGMEFLLKNNAGLFMELNSNYLLNDKIDGINHGYYNDYFLGAKVGLNIYLDLKKRK from the coding sequence ATGAAAAAAATCGAATTTGCCATCATATTGACTCTTTCGCTAATCCTGAATTCGTGCAATGCGTACTTCAATCAACCTATGGCCCCCATGCCTGCGCGTATTGGACAGAATACAAAAGTTACCTCCAGGTTTGCAGAACTTCCTGAACCTGAAGAGCCTATTGTTGCGGCAGTGTACAAATTCAGGGATCAAACGGGCCAATACAAAGCAACCGATTATGGTTCATCCTGGTCTACTGCTATTACGCAAGGGGCTACATCCATCCTATTAAAAGCATTGGAAGATTCGAAATGGTTCGTACCTATCGAGCGGGAAGGACTGGCGAACCTGCTGAATGAGCGGAAAATTATCAATTCAAGCCGGATGAATTATTCTCAGAATACCGGGGCAAAAGAACCTTCCCTGCCTCCTCTTTTGTTTGCCGGTATCATTCTGGAAGGTGGAATTATTTCATACGATTACAATATTTTAACCGGAGGGCTCGGCGCTCGCTACCTGGGTATTGGAGCAGATACAAAATACAGGGAAGACCGCATTTCAATCTACCTCCGGGCGATTTCAACCAATAGCGGAAGAATACTCAAATCAGTTAATGTAACCAAAAGAATCATATCGCAGGAAGTCAGTGCAGGTGTCTTTAAATATGTCGCAACCAACAAATTATTGGAAGCAGAAACAGGTTTCACATACAATGAACCCACCGATATTGCGGTAAAAGAAGCCATTGAAAAAGCGGTCCTGGATTTAATCATGGATGGTGTCTTTGATGGTTTATGGAAATTGAAAAATCCCGCAGATGTTGAAGCACCAATTTTCACGCAATATCTTCATGAAAAGGATGACGATGAGCAAGAAAATTTTTGGGGGAATAAGCTGCAACAGAGAAGAGATAAGTTTGCACTTAATTTTTCATCCGATGCTTTTCAATTTCAAAGCGATTGGGGAAAAACAAGTTTAACTGGCGGCGGGAGTTTTGGCTTGTCTTATTTGCCGAATAAACACCGGTCGTTTCTTTCCCTTACCGCAGGTATTGGCAAACTAAAAAGTGGCCGATTATTTGAGACAACGATGGTTCACAGTGAGTTAAATTATGGTATCAATCTATTTCCACAACGCTCTTTTTCTCCTTATTTTACCGTAGGGACAGGACTTACTTACAGCAATAATTTTTACCCGTATATCAAAGGTGGAATTGGGATGGAATTTTTATTAAAAAATAATGCAGGCTTATTTATGGAACTAAATTCCAATTACTTATTGAATGACAAGATTGATGGCATTAACCATGGGTATTACAACGATTATTTCCTGGGTGCCAAAGTAGGCCTGAATATATACCTTGATCTAAAGAAACGAAAATGA